AAAGAAAAATAAAAATAGAAAAATAATAGTTTTTAAATTGTTGTAAAATACATGCGACCGCACATTTTCTACAGCAATTTTAACATTTTAATATTTAAATACTGATTGATTTTAGGCATATTATATTTTTTATAATTCTGTGGATAACTTTTCTTGACATCATTTTTAAATATGATATTGTATAAATAACAAATCAAACAGTTCCACCACCCAAACCAACAAACCCAACCCACATATACCTTTTTCTTTGGCAAATTTTTTATCAAGAGCATTTCGCTCTTTTTTATTTTTTAAAAATTTAATCTATCATTATTAGATTATCTTGATACAATTTTATTTGTAAGATATGCTAGCGTTGTTTACACTTTTTGAAAAATTCTTCTTGGTTGTCATTCCGGAAAGTATAATTTCTCGACGAGCTTGCGAGTCGTAAGAAATTAACTTATCCGGAATCTACGCTATATATAACCACAAATCAATTAAAGTTATAGATTCCGGATAAATGATTTTCTAAAAGCTCGCGGGCTCGCTTAGAAAATCTATTTTCCAGAATGACAAAAAGTGTAAACAACGTTTTTGATTTTTACATTTTATTGTAATAAGTTTTAAGCAATTGGCTTGATTTTTTTTAAAAATTAAATAATATATTAGCAGTGAGACAACTATATATCTCATTAATTTCAAGAAAGGATAATTTTTGTTCTTTGAAAAATATTATTAGTAAAAGGAAGGTAACAAAAAAGCGCTGAAGTTGATTTGCAAGTTTGGAAAGGAGGCTTGATGAAAATAAAAAAGTGGTGACCGAAGAGAGATAGATCAAGAGGGAAAAAGAATAAAAAAACAAAGAAGAAAGAGAATAAAGAAAAACTCAGGAAAAAGAAAAGAAAGTGAAATGTAATTCCAAAAAGCCCGTCCTGCATTAAGCAGGCGAGGAATAAAGGGATGTATTGCCAATGATATGAATTTAATAAATTCTATACAGGAGGATAAGAAGATGGGACAAAAGAAAGAAAATGTAATGAGGTTAATACTTGAATCAGGAGGAGTGGAAATCAGAGATGTAGATAATGGCGAAGAGCCTTTTCTATATAGCTCTGGGAATCATGGACCCGGTTATATTGATATCAAAGGCAGGGTCGGATTTGACGAGGTTTTTGAGTCTATGGTTGATCTACTTGCTGACAAATTAGTCGCTGATAAAGTACAATTTGATTTAATTGTTGGCATGATGACTGGCGGATCTATACCTGGGTACAGGCTTAAGCAAATTATGTCAAAGCGTCTGGGAAAAAGAATCATATATATTTACCAGCGAGGAGCCAGAAAAAAAGGAGGACACAAAGAGCTTGACACCGGAGACAGAAATAATCTCCATATTCGGCCTCAATGCAGAACATTGGTAATTGAAGAATTAGTTAATTTTGCCGAGACTACAACTAATGGGGTCTTGTACGAGAGGGATGAAAAAGATCGCATCGTTGAAGATGTTGCCACTATTCTTTTTTACCAAAATCCGATAGCAATTGAAAGATTTAAGAAATACAACATCAATTTGCATTGGGTCATCGGGTTTCGTGATGATTTATTACCTTTTGCGGTAAAAGAAGGTTTTTTTTCGCAAAGGCTGGTTGACCAATATTTTGAATTCTTAAACAATCCAAGAGACTGGAATTTAAAGCGTGGCTTTGAATTCTTCGATGGGGTGTAAAATGAAAAGAACAGCAAAGCCATTTTTATATGTAGCAATGGATTTTATGGAAGAAGACCAAATGCTTTACTGGGCAGAGAAATTCGCTCTGGTTGAGGGCAATTTGGGGTTCAAAATTAACGATGATTATCTGAACAAGTACACTGCTGAGCGAGCTGTTAATGAATTAAAAGGTTTTCATCGGCGAATTTTTGCCGATAAAAAAATGTTTAAAGGCGTTCGGCGAATGATCAACTCAGCATTAGAACTATCTACGATTGGTGGTGTTGAATTCACTAATGTATTTGCGCTTGTTGGCCAAAAGATGCTTAGTAAAGTCGTAAACGGTGTTCAGGGAAGCGGAATTGATATTTTGGCTTTGACCATACTTACGCATATGGACGAGAATTACTGTCAACAGATGTTTTGTCGTTCATTAAGTGAAGCTGTAAGAATGTTTGCTCAAATAGCCAAAGATGCTGAATGTCATGGAATCATTTTGCCTGGAGCTTACTTAAAAGATGTTGAAGATTTTGATCTTATTAAAGTTGTTCCAGGAATCAGGCCAAAGCAATATCAAGGCGGAAAGGCAAATCCGCAAAGCCAAAAAGTAACTCATGGACAAGCAGTAAGAGATGGCGCTGATATTCTTATTGCTGGTAGTCCTGTCTTTGATACAAAGAATCCTGTTGATTCACTGAAGCGGATTCTTGAAGAAATGGATAATAATATCGGTAAATAAAACAATAAATTTATACAAAAGGGGAAATAGCGCAAACAAGCTATAGCCCCTTTTTTCTTTTGTCATAAACAAAAAGCCGAAAGTCCGAACGGACGTGCAGACTTTTATTTTTTTTAGATTTTGTTTAAATGTTTTAATGTTTAAGTGTTTATATGACAAGAGCTTGACAAGCTTTTTTTTTATTCTATAATGAAATTAGCACTCGCATATTGAGAGTGCTAAATAAGATTTGTGAATATGGAATCAAGAAAATTGCGATTATTAAATTATACTATTAGAAATTATATAAAGACCGCTCAGCCAGTCGGCTCTAATTTGTTATTAGAAAAATCAGGATTGGATTTATCATCAGCCACAATCAGAAACGATCTTATGGATTTGGAAAATAGCGGATATATTTATCAGCCATATACTTCAGCAGGCAGAGTTCCGACTGAACAAGGATATAAATTTTGGATTAAATTTTTTTTAAAAGACAGAGAACTAAGAAAGACTAAGAAAGAATTTTTAGAAAACATAAAAAAAGAGTTTGAAAAAGACAAAGAAAAATCAATAAAAGAATTAGCTAGAGCAATCGCGTCTATATCAAAGATGGCTGTTATTGTCGGTTTTACGCGCGACAGCACTTATTATACAGGAATTTCTTATCTTTTTTCCCAGCCGGAATTCAAAAAATATGAATTGATTTGCGCAATTTCTGAAGTTGTTGATGGATTAGAAAAATCAATTCCTAATCTGTTTAATAAAATTGAAAAAAATAAAGTTATAACTTTAGTTGGCAGTGATAATCCTTTTAGCAATGAATGTTCAGTAATTGCTGTTAATTTTGGCGAAGAAGGATTGTTTTCCATTTTAGGACCGATAAGAATGGATTATGAGGAAAATATAGCAATTATTAAATTTTTAAAAAAAATTATAAAATAATTTATGAGCGAAGAAAAAAAAGATAAAAAAGAAATTCAGCCAGATGGCGGAGAAAAAAAAGACAAATATAAACATAAAGACAAATATAAAAATAAATATCTGAGAGCATTGGCGGATTATCAAAATTTGTTAAAGCAGGCAGAGAAAGAAAAACAAGAATTCGTGAAATACGCTAACGCGAATTTAATAATTGAAATTTTGCCGGTTTTGAATAATTTTAAAATGGCTGTAAAATATATTCCAGAAGACCAAAAAGACAGCCAATGGATTCAGGGAATAACGCATATTCAAAATCAGCTTTTATCAGTTTTGTCAGCGAACGGCATAGAAGAAATTAAAACAGTTGGGGAAAAATTTGATCCTGAAGCGCACGAAGCAGTTGAAAACGATGTTGATAAAAAAGAAAAAGAAAAATATAAAAAAGGAATTATAATTAAAGAAGCAATTCCAGGATACAAAATGCATGAAAAAGTTATAATTCCGGCAAAAGTGATTGTGAATTTATAAAATTTGTCATTCCGCGCTTGATGCGGAATCTAAATAAAATTAATCAGCTTTTTAGTGAACTAATTTTTTATTCACAAGATAAAAGTTAAGAAGCTAAAAGCAAAATTTATGAGACTTATAAAATGGGATCCTTCGATGGCAGATGAGTGGGGCGATTTAGAAAGGGTTTTTTCTAATTTCCCAAGCTCCTTTGCCCAAACAAAAGGATTTACTCCAGCAATAGATGTATATCAAGATAAAGATAATGTTATAGTTGAAACTCCGCTTCCAGGGATTGACCCTGAAAAGGTTGATGTTTCAATTGAAAATGATGTGTTGACAATTAAAGGCGAAAGCGAGTATAAAAAAGAAATTGATGAAAAAGATTATTATCGCAAAGAAGTCAGATGTGGAAGTTTTTACAGAAGCGTCGCTCTTCCGGCTCATGTTTTAGGCGATAAAGCAGACGCTGATTATGAGAATGGAATTTTAAAGATTAAGATTCCAAAAGCTCCAGAAAGCAAGCCAAAGACGATAAAAGTCAAGGCAAAGGATAAGAAATAGATAATTTGTCGTCCCTGATAACTTTTTTTGTCATCCTGAACTTGACCGTTGTCATTCTGAATTTCCTGCCTGCCGGTAGGCAGGAATTTAGAATCTATATTATTTATAATTTGAAATCCAATTTTCAGCGATTAAATATTTAATCGCTGGATGCGGGAGGTTAAAATATAATTTAAAAAAGTCAATAGATAGCCAGCAGATTATCTGAAAAATGTAACTGTTTGCTAATCTAAGATATTTAAAAATTTATGCCAAAAATTTTAGGTATTGATCTTGGGACTACAAATTCCGCTATGGCGATTATTGAAGGCGGAAGCCCAAGAATTTTAGAAAACAAAGAAGGAAATCGCACAACACCGTCAGTTGTGGCGATTTCAAAAACAAATGAAAGATTAGTCGGACAGGTTGCTAAAAGGCAGGCTGTTACAAATGCTGAAAATACTATTTTTTCAGTAAAGCGTTTAATTGGACGTAATTTTGAAGACGAAGAAATTACACGCGACGCGAAATTAATGCCATATAAAATAGTTAAGTCAGGGCAAGGTGTAAAAGTAAAAATGGGCGATAAAGAACACAGCCCTCAGGAAATTTCAGCTATGATTTTGCAAAAATTAAAAGCTGACGCCGAAGAAAAAACAGGAGAAAAAATAACTGAAGCAGTGATTACTGTTCCAGCTTATTTTAATGATTCGCAAAGGCAGGCGACAAAAGACGCTGGCGAAATCGCTGGTTTAACCGTAAAAAGAATTGTTAACGAACCAACAGCCGCGGCATTAGCTTATGGGTTTGATAAAAATAAGGGAGAGCAGGTCGTTGTTTATGATTTAGGCGGAGGAACTTTTGATGTTTCTGTTTTAGATATTGGAGATGACACAGTAGAAGTAAAAGCAACAAGCGGAGACACGCATTTAGGCGGAGACGATTTTGACCAAAGAATTATTAAATGGATTATTGATGAATTTAAAAAAGAAAACGGAATTGATTTAGGAAACGATCAGCTTGCTTTGCAAAGATTAAAAGAATCTGCTGAAAAAGCAAAACACGAACTTTCAACAACAACTGAAACAGAAATCAACCAGCCGTTTATTACCACTGATGAATCAGGACCAAAACATTTGGTAATGAAAATGACAAGGGCAAAATTAGAGGAAATTGTCGGGGATTTAGTTGAAAAAACTTTAGAGCCGTGCAAGAAAGCGTTAAAAGATTCAAAAACGAAAGTAGAAGATATTGAGCAAGTAATTTTAGTGGGCGGAATGACAAGAATGCCTTTAGTCCAGCAGACTGTTGAAAAATTTTTTAATAAAAAGCCGAATATTACTGTTAATCCTGACGAAGTCGTGGCATTAGGCGCTGCTGTTCAAGCAGGGGTTTTACAAGGAGATGTTAAAGATGTTTTATTACTTGATGTGACGCCTTTAACTTTAGGAATTGAAACTTTAGGAGGAGTTGCTACTCCACTTATTGAAAAAAATACAACAATTCCGGCTTCAAAATCTCAAACATTTTCTACAGCCGCTGATAACCAGACTTCTGTTGAAATAAATGTTGTGCAAGGCGAACGGCCTATGGCGCAAGATAATAAAAATTTGGGAAGATTTATTTTATCTGGCATTCCGCCAGCTCCAAGAGGTATTCCGCAAGTTGAAGTAAGTTTTGATATTGACGCTAATGGAATTTTAAATGTAAAAGCAAAAGAAAAAGCAACAAATAAAGAGCAGTCAATCACAATTACCGCGTCATCAGGTCTTTCAAAAGATGAAATTGAAAAAATGAAAAAAGAAGCTGAGTCTCACGCTGAAGAAGACAACAAGAAAAAAGAATCTATTGAAGTTAAAAATAACGCTGATGGTGTTGTATTTCAGTCAGAAAAAACATTAAAAGAAATGGGAGATAAAGCAACTCCTGAAATTAAAAAAGAAGTTGAAGAAAAAGTGGAAGCATTAAAAAAAGTAAAAGACGGAGATGATATTGAAGTTATTAAAAAAGCAATGGAAGAATTATCAACTTCATTGCAAAAAATTGGAGCTGAAATGTATAAACAACAACAGCAAGCTCAGCCTGAAGCAAAAGAAGCTAATCAAACAAGCGGAGAAAAAAAAGAAGAACCGGTTGAAGGCGAATTTGAAGAGGCAAAAAAAGACGAGGGAAAAGAAGGGGAGAAAAAAGAAGGAGATAAAAAAGAAGAAGACAAAAAATAAGTTATAATATTGCCCGTAAAATCTACGGGCAATAGATTTAGTTTATTTTAAAATTTATAAATTTAACTGTAAGATATGATAGCGTTGTTTACACTTTTTGAAAAATTCTTCTTGGTTGTCATTCCGGAAAGTATAATTTCTCGACGAGCTTGCGAGTCGTAAGAAATTAACTTATTCGGAATCTACGCTATATATAACCACAAATCAATTGAAGTTATAGATTTCGGATAAATGATTTTTTAAAAGCTCGCAGGCTCGCTTAGAAAATCTATTTTCCGGAATGACAAAAAGTGTAGACAACGTTCTTGATTTTTACAATTTAATATATCATTCGTAATAATTACAGTTGGTAAAACTCATTCTGGGAAAACTACATTCGGTTATAAGATAGCAAAAAAATTAAAACAGCATTGTTTGTTAGATTCTGATATTTTAGCTGAATTTTTGAGAGAGTATGTCCCAGATTTATATAAGAACGATTTTGTAAAAAATTCAAATAAAATATCGTCAGGATATAATCTTAAAAAGAAAATTTTAACAGAAATTTACAAGCATGCGCTTAAAACTAATATTCCTATTATTATAACAAGCGCTAACCAAACTAAAAAAATACGGAAAGAAATATATTTATTATCTAAAAAAGAAAAACGCAAATTTATTTTAGTTTATTTTGATTTACCAGAAAAAATTTTGATTAGAGATTATATTCGTAAAATGAGGATTAGGGATGAAGAGCTAGGTAAAGGGTGGGGACAAATTGTCACCCCACTTTTTATAGATACAATTGGCGGAAAGCAGGAATTAAATTGCGCCAATACTGAAGGAATTTTGTAGAAAAATTAAGATAAAATCTTGTATTATTGTTAATATAAATTATACTGGCAATAGAGTTAATTTATTTTTTGTTTGTCATTCTCGGTATTGTCATCCTCAACTTGATTGGGGATTGACCGGGAATCTAAATTAAATTTATGAATCAATATATCAGGGACAAATTAGAAGAATTGGAAAGGTTAAAAATTGATATTTCTGATTTGCCGCCGAAAGTGGAAATTAAAGATATAGAGATCGGCAAGGA
The Patescibacteria group bacterium genome window above contains:
- a CDS encoding nucleotide exchange factor GrpE, which produces MSEEKKDKKEIQPDGGEKKDKYKHKDKYKNKYLRALADYQNLLKQAEKEKQEFVKYANANLIIEILPVLNNFKMAVKYIPEDQKDSQWIQGITHIQNQLLSVLSANGIEEIKTVGEKFDPEAHEAVENDVDKKEKEKYKKGIIIKEAIPGYKMHEKVIIPAKVIVNL
- a CDS encoding AAA family ATPase; the encoded protein is MTVGKTHSGKTTFGYKIAKKLKQHCLLDSDILAEFLREYVPDLYKNDFVKNSNKISSGYNLKKKILTEIYKHALKTNIPIIITSANQTKKIRKEIYLLSKKEKRKFILVYFDLPEKILIRDYIRKMRIRDEELGKGWGQIVTPLFIDTIGGKQELNCANTEGIL
- a CDS encoding Hsp20/alpha crystallin family protein, which gives rise to MRLIKWDPSMADEWGDLERVFSNFPSSFAQTKGFTPAIDVYQDKDNVIVETPLPGIDPEKVDVSIENDVLTIKGESEYKKEIDEKDYYRKEVRCGSFYRSVALPAHVLGDKADADYENGILKIKIPKAPESKPKTIKVKAKDKK
- a CDS encoding orotidine 5'-phosphate decarboxylase gives rise to the protein MKRTAKPFLYVAMDFMEEDQMLYWAEKFALVEGNLGFKINDDYLNKYTAERAVNELKGFHRRIFADKKMFKGVRRMINSALELSTIGGVEFTNVFALVGQKMLSKVVNGVQGSGIDILALTILTHMDENYCQQMFCRSLSEAVRMFAQIAKDAECHGIILPGAYLKDVEDFDLIKVVPGIRPKQYQGGKANPQSQKVTHGQAVRDGADILIAGSPVFDTKNPVDSLKRILEEMDNNIGK
- the dnaK gene encoding molecular chaperone DnaK: MPKILGIDLGTTNSAMAIIEGGSPRILENKEGNRTTPSVVAISKTNERLVGQVAKRQAVTNAENTIFSVKRLIGRNFEDEEITRDAKLMPYKIVKSGQGVKVKMGDKEHSPQEISAMILQKLKADAEEKTGEKITEAVITVPAYFNDSQRQATKDAGEIAGLTVKRIVNEPTAAALAYGFDKNKGEQVVVYDLGGGTFDVSVLDIGDDTVEVKATSGDTHLGGDDFDQRIIKWIIDEFKKENGIDLGNDQLALQRLKESAEKAKHELSTTTETEINQPFITTDESGPKHLVMKMTRAKLEEIVGDLVEKTLEPCKKALKDSKTKVEDIEQVILVGGMTRMPLVQQTVEKFFNKKPNITVNPDEVVALGAAVQAGVLQGDVKDVLLLDVTPLTLGIETLGGVATPLIEKNTTIPASKSQTFSTAADNQTSVEINVVQGERPMAQDNKNLGRFILSGIPPAPRGIPQVEVSFDIDANGILNVKAKEKATNKEQSITITASSGLSKDEIEKMKKEAESHAEEDNKKKESIEVKNNADGVVFQSEKTLKEMGDKATPEIKKEVEEKVEALKKVKDGDDIEVIKKAMEELSTSLQKIGAEMYKQQQQAQPEAKEANQTSGEKKEEPVEGEFEEAKKDEGKEGEKKEGDKKEEDKK